From the Gadus chalcogrammus isolate NIFS_2021 chromosome 15, NIFS_Gcha_1.0, whole genome shotgun sequence genome, one window contains:
- the zgc:65997 gene encoding C-factor produces MAAPVVVVQGASRGLGLEFCKQLLKWKTPAVVIATCRHPDACQELQALAARGPGTGTGTLSLLQLDVDREDDVRGAAERVAARFGGVDLMINCSAMLHPSGRGETSLRNVSAQGVMATVSTNTVGPLLMAKYFSPLLMKGGGAFGAQPPERSRQHRGLLVNMTARVGSIGDNALGGWYSYRLSKAALNMVTKTLSVELGRSSHNKVVCVSLHPGTVATDLSAPYHRGVPADRLFSPQHSVALLLALIQTLSMEHTGGAYSWDGAPIPW; encoded by the exons ATGGCGGCGCCCGTAGTTGTTGTGCAAGGCGCGAGCCGAGGTCTCGGACTTGAATTTTGCAAACAATTACTGAAGTGGAAAACCCCCGCCGTGGTCATAGCAACATGTCGCCACCCGGACGCCTGCCAGGAACTCCAGGCCCTGGCGGCCCGGGGCcccgggaccgggaccgggaccctGTCGCTCCTCCAGCTGGACGTGGACCGCGAGGATGACGTGCGCGGCGCCGCGGAGCGCGTGGCCGCGCGGTTCGGCGGTGTGGACCTGATGATCAACTGCTCCGCGATGCTGCATCCTTCCGGTCGAGGGGAGACCAGCCTGCGGAACGTGTCCGCACAG GGCGTCATGGCGACGGTCTCCACCAACACGGTGGGGCCCCTCCTCATGGCCAAGTACTTCAGCCCCCTACtgatgaaaggggggggggccttCGGGGCCCAGCCCCCCGAGAGGAGCCGGCAGCACAGGGGGCTCCTGGTCAACATGACGGCCCGGGTGGGCTCCATCGGGGACAACG CTCTCGGGGGCTGGTACAGCTACAGACTCTCTAAAGCTGCTCTGAACATGGTGACCAAAACACTGTCAGTTGAGCTGGGAAGGAGTTCACACAAcaag gtggtgtgtgtgtccctccaccCGGGCACCGTGGCCACCGACCTCTCCGCCCCGTACCACCGCGGGGTCCCGGCCGACCGGCTCTTCAGCCCGCAGCACTCGGTGGCTCTGCTGCTGGCCCTCATCCAGACCCTCAGCATGGAGCACACGGGGGGCGCCTACAGCTGGGACGGGGCCCCTATCCCCTGGTAG